The following coding sequences are from one Rhinoraja longicauda isolate Sanriku21f chromosome 35, sRhiLon1.1, whole genome shotgun sequence window:
- the caly gene encoding calcyon neuron-specific vesicular protein — protein MVKAGYSFSDKPLKEQGGDDGFDNIPLITPLDVNQLEQPLPEKVVVKTRTEYQIQQKKKKKLHIPGIKKLNINFYAEFSEKVKLTGLILITMAFLACLLMLVMYKAFWYDQLSCPEGFVFKHKHCSPAALEMYYSQQETGPRGSLYTVISHLSQAKRTIPDLSSPWLPVLPALKAPAKSKDEPTAPHH, from the exons ATGGTGAAGGCTGGGTACAGCTTCTCCGACAAGCCGCTGAAGGAGCAGGGTGGGGACGATGGCTTTGATAACATCCCCCTGATCACTCCGCTAGATGTCAACCAGCTGGAGCAGCCCCTTCCTGAGAAG GTGGTGGTGAAGACCAGGACTGAGTACCAGATCcagcagaagaagaagaagaagttgcATATCCCTGGGATCAAGAAGCTCAACATTAACTTCTACGCCGAGTTCTCTGAGAAAGTCAAG CTGACAGGGTTGATCCTCATCACCATGGCCTTCCTTGCCTGCCTCTTGATGCTGGTCATGTACAAGGCCTTCTGGTACGACCAGCTCAGCTGCCCTGAAGGGTTTGTATTTAAG CACAAACACTGCAGCCCGGCGGCACTGGAGATGTATTACTCCCAGCAGGAGACTGGACCAAGGGGAAGCCTCTACACTGTCATTAGCCACTTAAGCCAGGCCAAGAGAACCATCCCCGACCTCTCCTCACCCTGGCTACCGGTGCTTCCTGCCTTGAAAGCACCAGCAAAATCAAAGGATGAGCCGACCGCCCCTCATCATTAG